In Aspergillus fumigatus Af293 chromosome 2, whole genome shotgun sequence, a genomic segment contains:
- a CDS encoding cupin domain-containing protein, whose translation MSAGQQQPKPLRCIITAHDPKSGKAVFSNAISEQVSFSGFPVPPGKPPATDYVLAYNTNELPVKGLSPPSSTNPASKADLDIKHYQSHLSQPSPLPPVNGTSCTIIEVPPGSAVPMHRTTTLDYAVIIDGTTELVLDSDEKKVLKKGDVIVQRGTAHAWRNVTEQSDNSGVLRIFFVFLPIEKVQVESGLIDMDLTLSLKQT comes from the coding sequence ATGTCAGCCGGACAACAACAGCCGAAGCCGCTTCGTTGCATCATAACAGCCCATGATCCTAAAAGCGGCAAAGCTGTCTTCAGCAACGCCATTAGTGAACAGGTATCATTCTCTGGATTTCCTGTTCCCCCGGGCAAGCCACCGGCGACAGACTATGTTCTGGCCTACAATACAAATGAATTGCCTGTGAAAGGGCTTTCGCCTCCAAGTTCTACAAACCCGGCCTCCAAAGCCGATCTCGACATCAAGCATTATCAGTCCCATCTCTCGCAGCCGtctcctttgcctccagTAAACGGTACATCCTGCACCATTATCGAGGTACCACCGGGCTCGGCGGTCCCGATGCACCGAACAACAACTCTCGACTATGCTGTTATAATAGACGGCACAACAGAATTAGTTCTTGATTCCGACGAAAAAAAAGTATTGAAAAAGGGCGATGTAATTGTTCAGCGAGGTACCGCTCATGCCTGGCGGAATGTGACTGAACAGAGTGACAATTCTGGTGTCCTGCGTATCTTCTTTGTGTTTCTGCCCATTGAGAAGGTGCAAGTGGAAAGCGGACTCATTGATATGGACTTGACTCTGTCTCTGAAACAGACTTGA